The Clostridium chauvoei genome has a window encoding:
- the pknB gene encoding Stk1 family PASTA domain-containing Ser/Thr kinase: MVLGDRYELLEKVGEGGMSEVFKAKCNKLNRFVAVKILKKEFANNEEISQKFKREATAIANLSDTNIVNVLDVGTQDDINYIVMEYVNGKTLKDFIQYNGKLGYATAIKIALQIAKALECAHKNNIIHRDIKPQNILVTEGGGIKVTDFGIAKSTDSSTITNTTSIIGSAHYLSPEQAKGTYIDFRTDLYSLGVVLYEMVTGKLPFEGDSPVTVALKHLQEEPVSPKSLNPSIPDSLNKLILKAMEKTPVKRYQSAKDIIQDLQKIQQNPDVIIGEKPSMDDQHTIVMSPITMDNDKTTQITSLKDEYYDEDDEYDEEDYEDDDEEDGLFKKRKTKENKPKKKNNNKKVIIAIVGILALLAIGVGGFFLTKGSSSKEVEVPNIESKKLDDAKKELDKLGLELEEVGTEKSDKPEGTIIDVNPKVGTKVKKKSKVKVIVSGGEEKLKMPDFRDYEVDNIKQYFDLQGYKNYTITEQFSNSVPKGYFISQSPAAKAEIKKDTKIEVVVSKGPEIKLVDVPNVVGYSEGDGKSTLEGLKLSVSVNYQTTNNKNEDGKVLSQSIKGTKVEEGTSVSITVGKYEEKIIDIAGLGIYINMPVNEAKALLKGAGINVAVSGDGDKVADFTKSVKEGETVTLTTNKKEQENPPKPESGNGEEKPPIGNQ, translated from the coding sequence ATGGTATTAGGAGACAGATATGAACTTCTTGAAAAAGTCGGCGAAGGCGGAATGTCAGAAGTTTTTAAAGCTAAATGTAATAAGTTAAATAGATTTGTTGCCGTTAAAATTCTAAAAAAGGAATTTGCAAACAACGAAGAAATATCACAAAAATTTAAGAGAGAAGCAACTGCTATTGCAAACTTGTCAGATACTAATATAGTTAATGTTTTAGATGTTGGAACTCAAGATGATATAAATTATATTGTTATGGAATACGTAAATGGTAAAACTTTAAAAGATTTCATACAATATAATGGAAAACTTGGTTATGCTACAGCTATAAAAATAGCGCTTCAAATTGCTAAAGCATTAGAATGTGCTCATAAAAATAACATTATTCATAGAGATATAAAGCCACAAAATATATTAGTAACAGAAGGTGGCGGAATAAAAGTTACAGATTTTGGAATAGCAAAATCAACAGATTCCTCTACTATAACAAATACAACAAGTATAATAGGATCAGCACATTATTTATCACCAGAACAAGCTAAGGGAACTTATATTGACTTTAGAACTGATTTATATTCTTTAGGTGTAGTTTTATATGAAATGGTAACTGGAAAATTACCTTTTGAGGGGGATTCCCCAGTTACTGTAGCTCTTAAGCACTTACAAGAAGAGCCTGTCTCACCAAAGAGTTTGAATCCATCAATTCCTGATAGCTTAAATAAGCTTATATTAAAGGCTATGGAAAAAACACCAGTAAAAAGATATCAAAGTGCAAAGGATATTATACAGGATCTTCAAAAAATACAACAAAATCCTGATGTTATCATTGGAGAAAAACCTTCAATGGATGATCAACATACAATCGTAATGTCTCCAATTACAATGGATAATGATAAGACAACTCAAATTACAAGTCTTAAAGATGAATATTACGACGAAGATGATGAATACGATGAAGAAGACTACGAAGATGATGATGAAGAGGATGGTTTATTTAAAAAGAGAAAGACTAAAGAAAATAAACCTAAGAAAAAAAATAATAATAAAAAGGTAATTATAGCTATAGTAGGGATTTTAGCATTACTAGCAATTGGAGTGGGCGGTTTCTTTTTAACTAAGGGATCAAGCAGCAAGGAAGTTGAAGTACCTAATATTGAAAGTAAGAAATTAGATGATGCTAAAAAGGAACTTGATAAATTAGGATTAGAGCTTGAAGAGGTAGGAACTGAAAAGAGTGATAAACCAGAAGGAACTATTATTGATGTGAATCCTAAAGTTGGAACTAAGGTAAAGAAAAAATCAAAGGTTAAGGTAATTGTATCAGGTGGAGAAGAAAAGTTAAAAATGCCTGATTTTAGAGATTATGAAGTTGATAATATAAAACAATACTTTGATTTACAAGGATATAAAAATTATACGATAACAGAACAATTTAGTAATAGTGTTCCAAAAGGATATTTTATAAGTCAAAGTCCAGCTGCTAAGGCTGAAATTAAAAAAGATACTAAAATAGAGGTAGTTGTAAGTAAGGGTCCAGAAATTAAACTTGTAGATGTACCTAATGTTGTAGGATATAGTGAAGGTGATGGAAAATCAACATTAGAAGGGCTTAAACTTTCAGTATCAGTAAATTATCAAACTACTAATAATAAAAATGAAGATGGAAAAGTTCTTTCACAATCAATAAAAGGTACAAAAGTAGAAGAAGGAACTTCAGTTTCTATTACTGTAGGAAAATATGAAGAAAAAATAATAGATATTGCAGGATTAGGTATTTATATTAATATGCCAGTAAATGAAGCCAAAGCACTTCTTAAAGGTGCTGGTATAAATGTAGCAGTATCTGGAGATGGAGATAAAGTAGCAGATTTTACAAAGAGTGTTAAAGAAGGTGAAACAGTTACTTTAACAACAAATAAAAAGGAACAAGAAAATCCGCCTAAACCTGAAAGTGGTAATGGAGAAGAAAAACCACCTATAGGTAATCAATAA
- the rpoZ gene encoding DNA-directed RNA polymerase subunit omega → MNNSMINPSIMDLLQKVDDRYSLVIVTSKRARQLIEGREPLIKTKSHKPLTIAINEVNDGAVGYERLEEGNK, encoded by the coding sequence ATGAACAACTCTATGATTAATCCATCAATAATGGACTTATTACAAAAGGTAGACGATAGATATTCACTAGTAATAGTGACTTCAAAAAGAGCAAGACAATTAATAGAGGGTAGAGAACCACTTATAAAGACAAAATCACATAAACCATTAACTATAGCAATAAATGAAGTTAATGATGGTGCTGTTGGATATGAAAGACTAGAGGAAGGCAATAAATAA
- a CDS encoding zinc metallopeptidase: MFYPGFYFDPTYIILIPAVIIAFWAQMKVDSTYKKYRSVRTINGNTGSEIARNILDSAGLFDVRLERVSTHLGDHYDPTSKVVRLSPEVYDGATIAAAGIAAHECGHAIQHQTSYKPLVLRTQIAPVVNIGSQLSMILFMIGIFFGSPMLARFGIIFFGAAVLYQLVTLPVEFNASTRALSILKTRGFLYGDEIKGAQNVLDAAAMTYVAATLMAISQLIRLIALNNRYNDN, from the coding sequence ATGTTTTATCCAGGTTTTTATTTTGATCCAACATATATAATCTTAATTCCAGCAGTTATAATAGCTTTTTGGGCCCAAATGAAAGTAGATAGTACTTACAAAAAATATAGAAGTGTTAGAACTATAAATGGGAATACAGGGAGTGAAATTGCAAGAAATATATTAGACTCAGCAGGACTTTTTGATGTAAGATTGGAAAGAGTAAGCACTCACTTGGGAGACCATTATGATCCAACTTCAAAAGTAGTTAGACTTTCGCCAGAAGTATATGATGGAGCAACTATTGCAGCAGCTGGAATAGCAGCTCATGAGTGTGGTCATGCAATTCAACATCAAACTAGCTATAAACCATTAGTTCTAAGAACTCAAATAGCCCCAGTAGTTAATATAGGGAGTCAACTTTCAATGATTTTATTTATGATTGGAATATTTTTTGGTTCTCCTATGTTAGCGAGATTTGGTATTATATTCTTTGGAGCAGCAGTTTTATATCAATTAGTAACTCTTCCAGTAGAATTTAATGCTTCAACTAGAGCACTTTCCATTTTAAAAACTAGAGGGTTTTTATATGGAGATGAAATAAAAGGTGCACAAAATGTATTAGATGCAGCTGCAATGACTTATGTTGCTGCTACATTGATGGCTATTTCTCAATTAATAAGATTAATAGCATTAAATAATAGATATAATGATAATTAA
- the rsgA gene encoding ribosome small subunit-dependent GTPase A codes for MEGKIIKGIGGFYYIKTEDGLIECKARGKFRHKDIKPIVGDNVIIKVENGKGVIEDILERSSELIRPTVANVTQAFVVFAIKNPDINFDLLNRFLVLCEHNNIKSIVCLNKVDLVSNEEREEVRKKINDIGYEVLYINAKKGEGIDSLKEKLKGNETVLCGPSGAGKSTLINKLINRDHMETGSVSDKIGRGKHTTRHSELIEISEGYLVDTPGFSTLEVNFIDKEELRYCFPEFEEYNHECKFRGCLHNKEPKCAVKEAVQEGKINEYRYKFYIRTLEEIMDGRNNKW; via the coding sequence ATGGAAGGAAAAATAATTAAGGGAATTGGTGGATTTTATTACATTAAAACTGAAGACGGGCTAATAGAGTGTAAAGCAAGAGGGAAGTTTAGACATAAAGATATAAAGCCTATAGTTGGTGATAATGTTATTATAAAAGTTGAAAATGGTAAGGGAGTTATAGAAGATATATTAGAAAGATCATCAGAACTCATACGACCAACAGTAGCAAATGTCACACAAGCCTTTGTTGTTTTTGCAATTAAAAACCCAGATATTAATTTTGATCTTTTAAATAGATTTTTAGTTCTTTGTGAACATAATAATATAAAATCAATAGTTTGTTTAAATAAAGTAGATTTAGTTTCAAATGAAGAAAGAGAAGAAGTAAGGAAAAAAATTAATGATATAGGTTATGAAGTATTATATATAAATGCAAAAAAAGGCGAAGGAATAGATAGCCTTAAGGAAAAACTTAAAGGAAATGAAACAGTATTATGTGGTCCATCAGGAGCAGGTAAATCTACTCTAATAAATAAATTAATAAATAGAGATCATATGGAAACTGGAAGTGTTTCAGATAAAATAGGTAGAGGAAAGCATACAACTAGACATAGCGAACTAATAGAGATATCAGAGGGTTATTTAGTAGATACTCCAGGTTTTTCAACTCTAGAAGTAAACTTCATAGATAAAGAAGAACTTAGATATTGTTTTCCAGAGTTTGAAGAATATAATCATGAATGTAAATTTAGAGGATGTCTTCACAATAAAGAACCTAAATGTGCAGTTAAAGAAGCTGTGCAAGAAGGCAAAATTAATGAATATAGATATAAATTTTATATTAGAACATTAGAAGAAATAATGGATGGGAGGAATAATAAATGGTAA
- the rlmN gene encoding 23S rRNA (adenine(2503)-C(2))-methyltransferase RlmN, whose protein sequence is MKNILDYTLEELIAWMKDNKESAFRAKQVLSWIYKEVWDFYEMRNIPKALQEKLNSNFYIGIPKIVERFESKIDNTQKLLLGFNDGNIIESVIMKYKHGYSICISIQVGCRMGCKFCASTLDGRVRNLTAGEILSQIMVAQNVIGERISNVVLMGSGEPLDNYENVLKFLELVNSDYGLNIGQRHITLSTCGLVPNIYDLADKESSITLAISLHAFSDEKRREIMPIANKYSIKEILEACRYYIEKTGRRITFEYSLVSGVNDGKEDAKSLGKLLKGMLCHVNLIPVNEIKENTLKRPSKKTITDFEEILKSQGIEVTVRREMGSDINAACGQIRRKFLETQM, encoded by the coding sequence ATGAAAAATATATTAGATTACACTTTAGAGGAGCTTATAGCTTGGATGAAGGACAATAAAGAAAGTGCATTTAGAGCAAAACAAGTACTTTCTTGGATTTATAAAGAAGTTTGGGATTTTTATGAAATGAGAAATATCCCTAAGGCTTTACAAGAAAAGTTAAATAGTAACTTTTATATAGGTATTCCTAAAATAGTAGAAAGATTTGAATCTAAAATAGATAATACACAAAAGCTATTACTTGGTTTTAATGATGGAAATATTATTGAAAGTGTAATTATGAAATATAAACATGGTTATTCAATTTGTATTTCAATACAAGTTGGGTGCAGGATGGGATGTAAGTTCTGTGCCTCAACTCTTGATGGAAGAGTTAGAAATTTAACAGCAGGAGAAATATTATCTCAAATTATGGTAGCTCAAAACGTAATTGGTGAAAGAATTTCAAATGTAGTGTTAATGGGAAGTGGAGAACCTTTAGATAATTATGAAAATGTACTTAAATTTTTAGAATTAGTAAATTCAGATTATGGGCTAAATATTGGACAACGACATATTACACTTTCAACTTGTGGTTTAGTTCCTAATATTTATGATCTTGCAGATAAAGAATCAAGTATAACTTTAGCAATTTCACTTCATGCATTTAGTGATGAGAAAAGAAGAGAAATAATGCCAATAGCTAATAAATATTCAATAAAAGAGATTTTAGAGGCCTGTAGGTATTACATAGAAAAGACAGGAAGACGTATTACTTTTGAATATTCTTTAGTATCAGGAGTGAATGATGGAAAAGAAGATGCAAAATCTTTAGGAAAACTTTTAAAGGGTATGTTATGCCATGTTAATCTTATTCCTGTTAATGAAATAAAAGAAAATACACTAAAAAGACCTTCTAAAAAAACTATTACAGATTTTGAAGAAATTTTAAAAAGTCAAGGGATAGAAGTTACAGTAAGAAGAGAAATGGGAAGCGATATTAATGCAGCCTGTGGACAAATAAGACGTAAGTTTTTAGAAACCCAAATGTAA
- the coaBC gene encoding bifunctional phosphopantothenoylcysteine decarboxylase/phosphopantothenate--cysteine ligase CoaBC — MMKKKCVCIGISGGIAVYKALDIISALRKKDIEVNVIMTSSATEFVTPLSFQSLSQNMVVTDMFSEPKAWEIQHISLAKKADLFLVAPATANIIGKVSNGIADDMLSTTIMATKAKVIFAPAMNTNMYENPIVQGNIKKLKDYGYEFIEPASGRLACGDTGKGKLADVNKIVEVVLKELELQDKKQDLLGKKVLISAGPTRSHIDPVRYITNRSTGKMGYEIAKEARDRGAEVILVSGPTSLEPPKGISMINIDTNEEMKNAILEHFHNSDIVIKSAAVADYKIKEYSNKKIKKGDGDLTLSFTRDNDILQLLGGQKINQVLVGFAAESNDVIENAKRKLSKKNLDFIVANDITSSETGFGSEDNKVIIISKSGKEIHLDKMSKREVASNIFETILGKR, encoded by the coding sequence ATTATGAAAAAAAAGTGTGTATGCATAGGTATAAGTGGAGGAATAGCTGTTTATAAGGCACTTGATATTATAAGTGCTCTTAGAAAAAAAGATATAGAAGTAAATGTTATTATGACATCTTCTGCAACTGAGTTTGTAACTCCATTATCTTTTCAATCACTTAGTCAAAATATGGTTGTTACAGATATGTTTTCAGAACCAAAGGCTTGGGAAATTCAGCATATATCACTAGCTAAAAAAGCAGATTTATTTTTAGTCGCACCAGCTACAGCAAATATTATTGGTAAAGTTTCAAATGGGATAGCAGATGATATGTTATCAACTACCATTATGGCAACAAAAGCTAAAGTTATATTTGCGCCAGCAATGAATACAAATATGTATGAAAATCCTATAGTACAAGGTAATATAAAGAAACTAAAAGATTATGGCTACGAATTTATAGAACCGGCATCAGGAAGACTTGCTTGTGGTGATACAGGAAAAGGAAAACTTGCAGATGTTAATAAAATTGTAGAGGTAGTTTTAAAAGAACTTGAATTACAAGATAAAAAACAAGATTTACTTGGGAAAAAAGTACTTATTAGTGCAGGTCCAACTAGATCACATATAGATCCAGTAAGATATATAACAAATAGATCAACTGGTAAAATGGGGTACGAAATAGCTAAAGAAGCAAGAGATAGAGGAGCAGAAGTTATATTAGTTTCTGGACCTACATCTTTAGAGCCACCAAAGGGCATTAGTATGATAAATATTGATACTAATGAAGAGATGAAGAATGCTATATTAGAACATTTTCATAATAGTGATATTGTTATAAAATCTGCAGCTGTTGCAGATTATAAAATAAAAGAATATAGCAATAAGAAGATTAAAAAAGGTGATGGCGACTTAACTTTAAGTTTTACTAGAGATAATGATATTCTGCAATTACTTGGAGGGCAAAAGATTAATCAAGTATTAGTTGGATTTGCAGCTGAAAGTAATGATGTAATAGAAAATGCGAAAAGAAAGCTTTCTAAGAAGAATTTAGATTTTATAGTAGCAAATGATATTACAAGTTCAGAAACTGGCTTTGGAAGTGAAGATAATAAGGTTATTATAATATCAAAGTCAGGTAAAGAAATTCATTTAGATAAAATGAGTAAGAGAGAAGTAGCATCAAATATTTTTGAAACTATTTTGGGAAAGCGCTAA
- the fmt gene encoding methionyl-tRNA formyltransferase: MKIVFMGTPDFSVPSLKKLIETYGVESVFTQPDKPKGRGKKMAFSPVKEVAIENNIPVYQPIKLKDDRECIEYLKELKPDFIIVVAFGQILTKEVLDIPKYGCINLHASLLPMYRGAAPLNWVIINGEKKSGNTTMLMDVGLDTGDMLLKNEVDITEDMTAGELHDILMSTGGDLLVDTIEGLVNNTIKPIKQEGETFYAKMLNKDLGKINWNDSAEKINNLIRGLNPWPIAHTKYEDQSMKIYSADVLNEESNKAPGTILKVSKDGIKVATSKGTLLIKKVQFPNGKPLTIEQYINGNEIKENIILG, encoded by the coding sequence ATGAAGATTGTATTTATGGGAACACCAGATTTTTCTGTACCTTCTTTAAAAAAGCTTATAGAAACCTATGGAGTAGAAAGCGTATTTACGCAACCTGACAAACCTAAGGGTAGAGGAAAGAAAATGGCTTTTTCACCAGTAAAAGAAGTTGCTATAGAAAATAATATACCAGTATATCAACCAATAAAACTTAAGGACGATAGAGAGTGTATAGAATATTTAAAAGAATTAAAACCAGATTTTATAATAGTTGTAGCTTTTGGGCAAATCTTAACTAAAGAAGTATTAGATATACCTAAATATGGCTGTATAAACCTTCATGCATCTTTACTACCAATGTATAGGGGTGCAGCACCATTAAATTGGGTAATAATAAATGGTGAAAAGAAGTCAGGAAATACAACTATGCTTATGGATGTAGGCCTTGATACAGGGGATATGCTTCTTAAAAATGAAGTTGATATCACAGAAGACATGACAGCTGGAGAACTCCATGATATTTTAATGAGTACAGGAGGAGATCTTTTAGTAGATACTATAGAAGGTTTAGTAAATAACACCATAAAGCCAATTAAACAAGAAGGTGAAACTTTCTATGCTAAAATGTTAAATAAAGATCTTGGCAAAATAAACTGGAATGATTCAGCAGAAAAGATAAATAATTTAATTAGAGGACTTAATCCATGGCCTATTGCACATACTAAATATGAAGATCAGTCTATGAAGATTTATAGTGCAGATGTTTTAAATGAAGAAAGCAATAAAGCACCAGGAACTATATTAAAAGTTTCAAAGGATGGGATTAAAGTTGCTACATCAAAGGGGACATTATTAATAAAAAAAGTACAATTTCCAAATGGAAAGCCTTTAACTATAGAACAATATATAAATGGGAATGAAATTAAAGAAAATATTATTTTAGGATAG
- the remA gene encoding extracellular matrix/biofilm regulator RemA translates to MGIKLINIGFGNIVSANRLVAIVSPESAPIKRIIQEARDRGMLIDATYGRRTRAVIITDSDHVILSAVQPETVAHRLVAKDEAVDEVDE, encoded by the coding sequence ATGGGAATTAAGTTAATTAACATTGGATTTGGAAACATAGTTTCAGCAAATAGATTAGTTGCTATAGTAAGTCCAGAATCAGCACCTATAAAAAGAATAATTCAAGAAGCAAGAGATAGAGGTATGCTAATAGATGCTACATATGGTAGAAGAACTAGAGCAGTTATAATAACAGATAGTGATCATGTTATATTATCAGCAGTTCAACCAGAAACAGTAGCACATAGATTAGTAGCAAAAGATGAAGCTGTAGATGAGGTTGATGAATAA
- the def gene encoding peptide deformylase, translated as MGIRNIRKNGDEVLRKNCKTVEKITSRTLQILDDMADTMYEADGVGLAAPQIGILQKIFVIDVYDGAGIRVFINPEILETSGSQTGEEGCLSIPGEMAEIERPNYVKVKALNENGEEFILEATELLARAVLHENDHLYGTLFIDHIK; from the coding sequence ATGGGAATTAGAAATATAAGAAAAAATGGAGATGAAGTATTAAGAAAGAATTGTAAAACAGTTGAAAAAATAACTTCTAGAACGTTACAAATCTTAGATGATATGGCAGACACAATGTATGAAGCAGATGGAGTTGGGCTTGCAGCACCACAAATAGGAATTCTTCAAAAAATATTTGTAATAGATGTTTACGATGGTGCTGGAATTAGAGTATTTATAAATCCAGAAATACTAGAAACTAGTGGATCACAAACAGGAGAAGAAGGATGTCTTAGTATTCCAGGAGAAATGGCTGAAATAGAAAGACCAAATTATGTAAAAGTAAAAGCTTTAAATGAAAATGGTGAAGAATTTATTTTAGAAGCAACAGAGCTATTAGCAAGAGCTGTATTACATGAAAATGATCATTTATATGGAACATTATTTATAGATCATATTAAATAG
- the rsmB gene encoding 16S rRNA (cytosine(967)-C(5))-methyltransferase RsmB, with protein MNSRKLARQIVQRVLEEGAYSNIVLSNELNNNEISDLDKGLITELVYGTLRRKKTLDVIIGNFVKDIKLMDETVLNILRVAIYQIHFLDKVPEYAACNEAVEEAKEVSLEASKLVNGILRNYIKDEKELVVPGNRIDELAYKFSLQPWMIRLFIKQYGEERTLKLMAGLNETPKTTVRVNSIKSDYDEVYEKLETMQYDIEEGYACPEAIEIKGGKGIERNELFNEGLITVQDESAMLVAPILDAKEGDKVLDLCAAPGGKTTHIAELLNNTGEVLAFDLHENKLSLIEENINRLGLTNVKTLVMDATKLNVEYISSSDKVLIDVPCSGLGIIRKKPEIKWNKTRQQLKDLVPIQREIMDNAWQYLKPNGTLVYSTCTLNKEENEENIQWFMSKHKDAKIEKIFIGNNSNFIYNQDGTLTILPNEHMDGFYIAKIQKTM; from the coding sequence ATGAATAGTAGAAAACTAGCAAGACAAATAGTTCAAAGAGTTTTAGAAGAAGGAGCATACTCAAATATAGTTCTTTCAAATGAACTTAATAATAACGAAATCTCAGATTTAGATAAGGGATTAATAACTGAATTAGTTTACGGAACTTTAAGAAGAAAAAAGACTTTAGATGTTATTATAGGAAACTTTGTAAAAGACATTAAACTTATGGATGAAACTGTATTAAACATATTAAGAGTTGCAATTTATCAGATACATTTTCTAGATAAAGTTCCTGAATATGCAGCATGTAATGAAGCTGTAGAAGAAGCTAAAGAAGTTTCTTTAGAAGCATCAAAGCTTGTAAATGGTATATTAAGAAATTACATTAAAGATGAAAAAGAATTAGTTGTACCAGGAAATAGAATTGATGAATTAGCATATAAATTCTCTCTTCAACCATGGATGATAAGATTATTTATAAAACAATATGGAGAAGAAAGAACTTTAAAACTTATGGCAGGTTTAAATGAAACTCCTAAAACAACAGTAAGAGTTAATAGTATTAAATCAGATTATGATGAAGTTTATGAAAAGTTAGAAACAATGCAATATGACATTGAAGAAGGATATGCTTGCCCAGAAGCTATTGAAATAAAAGGCGGAAAAGGCATAGAAAGAAATGAATTATTTAATGAAGGGTTAATAACTGTTCAAGATGAAAGCGCTATGCTTGTAGCACCTATTTTAGATGCTAAAGAAGGAGATAAAGTTTTAGACCTTTGTGCAGCACCAGGTGGAAAAACAACTCATATAGCAGAATTATTAAATAATACAGGAGAAGTATTAGCTTTTGATTTACATGAAAATAAATTATCATTAATAGAAGAAAATATTAATAGACTTGGTTTAACAAATGTAAAGACTTTAGTTATGGATGCAACTAAATTAAATGTTGAGTATATATCCTCATCAGATAAAGTTCTTATTGACGTTCCATGTTCAGGTCTTGGAATAATAAGAAAAAAACCAGAAATAAAATGGAATAAAACTAGACAGCAATTAAAGGATTTAGTTCCAATACAAAGAGAAATAATGGATAATGCTTGGCAATACTTAAAACCAAATGGTACATTAGTATATTCAACATGTACATTAAACAAAGAAGAAAATGAAGAAAATATACAATGGTTTATGTCAAAGCATAAAGATGCTAAAATAGAAAAGATATTTATTGGAAATAATAGTAACTTTATATATAACCAAGATGGTACATTAACTATATTACCAAATGAACATATGGATGGCTTCTATATTGCTAAAATACAAAAAACAATGTAG
- the gmk gene encoding guanylate kinase, with translation MHSTNRGILIVISGPSGAGKGTICKELLNQNDNLYLSVSATTRDPREGEIDGVNYYFLSRNEFLDRVEKDDFLEYAEVYGNCYGTPKSNVEKMLEEGKDVILEIDIQGALKVKENFSEGVFIFILPPSMEELKQRIIKRGSETEESLMRRFKSAYKEINYVSKYNYAVVNDTLDLAVSKVEGIIAAEKCRVDRIKDNTMLDSKEGLIHEQLYD, from the coding sequence ATGCACAGTACAAATAGAGGAATATTAATTGTTATTTCAGGTCCATCAGGAGCTGGTAAAGGGACTATTTGTAAAGAACTACTTAACCAAAATGATAATTTATATCTTTCAGTATCAGCAACTACAAGAGATCCAAGAGAAGGGGAAATTGATGGTGTAAATTATTATTTCTTAAGTAGAAACGAATTTTTAGACAGAGTAGAAAAGGATGATTTCCTAGAATACGCTGAAGTTTATGGCAACTGTTATGGTACGCCAAAATCAAATGTAGAAAAAATGCTTGAAGAAGGCAAAGATGTTATATTAGAAATAGATATTCAAGGTGCACTAAAGGTTAAAGAAAACTTTAGTGAGGGAGTATTTATATTTATCCTTCCTCCATCAATGGAAGAATTAAAACAAAGAATTATAAAAAGAGGAAGTGAAACTGAAGAATCATTAATGAGAAGATTTAAATCTGCATATAAAGAAATAAATTATGTTTCAAAATATAATTATGCAGTAGTTAATGATACTTTAGATTTAGCGGTTTCAAAAGTAGAAGGAATTATAGCCGCAGAAAAATGCCGAGTTGATAGAATAAAAGATAATACAATGTTAGATTCTAAGGAGGGTTTAATTCATGAACAACTCTATGATTAA
- a CDS encoding Stp1/IreP family PP2C-type Ser/Thr phosphatase encodes MVGIKSDVGNVRKLNEDYALYKEEEKYRVFVVADGMGGHNAGEVASEMASKKVIEFIEKNFNYENRYNILKEAVEYANIKVYEFSHGEEEYRGMGTTLTACLITDEFIQVANVGDSSCYGIKGEVIEKITKDHSLVQELLDFGSITEEEAEKHPQRNIITRAIGTKEWVEVDIFKVNPKKYNLFLLCSDGLSNEVKSNDILSILSEYSNLGEVCEILIDLAKSRGGRDNITVVLFEGEV; translated from the coding sequence ATGGTTGGTATAAAAAGTGATGTGGGAAACGTTAGAAAATTAAATGAAGATTATGCCTTATATAAAGAAGAGGAAAAATATAGAGTTTTTGTTGTAGCAGATGGTATGGGAGGTCATAATGCTGGTGAAGTAGCTAGTGAAATGGCATCCAAGAAAGTAATTGAATTTATTGAAAAGAATTTTAACTATGAAAATAGATATAACATCTTAAAAGAAGCAGTAGAATATGCAAACATTAAAGTTTATGAGTTTTCTCATGGAGAAGAAGAATATAGAGGGATGGGGACAACTCTAACTGCATGTCTAATAACAGATGAATTTATTCAAGTTGCAAACGTGGGAGATAGCTCATGTTATGGCATAAAGGGAGAAGTAATTGAAAAAATAACTAAAGACCATTCGTTAGTACAAGAATTATTAGATTTTGGAAGTATTACAGAGGAAGAAGCTGAAAAACACCCGCAAAGAAATATAATTACAAGAGCAATAGGAACAAAGGAATGGGTTGAAGTTGATATATTTAAAGTAAATCCTAAGAAGTACAATTTGTTTTTGTTGTGTTCAGATGGTCTAAGTAACGAAGTGAAATCCAATGATATTTTATCTATTCTAAGTGAGTATTCTAATTTAGGTGAGGTTTGTGAAATATTGATAGACCTAGCTAAATCAAGAGGTGGAAGGGATAATATAACAGTAGTACTATTTGAAGGAGAGGTGTAA